One stretch of Amycolatopsis tolypomycina DNA includes these proteins:
- a CDS encoding caspase, EACC1-associated type: protein MAGRRRALIVANGEYDNAGLQRLGSPAADADALAAVLGDRAISDFEVCVVRNETAHVVQAEIEDLCLEGRPEDVLLLHFSCHGLKDDAGGLYFAARNTRPDRLRSTAVSAEFVQQCLRQSRSRSIVLLLDCCYGGAFGRGVAVRASGEANVLDSFRGGRGRAVITASNSIEYAFEGATLASDEPARPSVFTSALVEGLRTGEADRDEDGWIALGELYEYLFDRVRERNPKQTPSRDIEMQGELYLAKSRRRRIKPSPTPPDLAAAIGAENPFTRLGAVAELRRRLSSANLPVAVGAFEALRAMASTDIEHVAAAASDALAFAVVRVDVSSVRLSAPAGESTSASLRVLGPPVAREVRFEASHPWITVTEVAGGASLSVTAGEPGMRRGNVVVSGPTGDAVVAVEIEALPEPVVEPEVAEPEPAAGPVGAAGAEPAGVAGPELAVGVGRVGGAEAELAGVAGPELAVGVGPAGVAGPEPAAGAGPVGAAEAEPAGVAGPEPAAERAREPGSAREPEVHPPEPESAAEAGPVGAARAEPAGAAEPVPAAGREREPGSGPEPGVRRPEPEPAAGARPIGGAGAKPAGVAEPVPAAEREREPELAGAQSVSAARTTQPGAVDPVGGFAGVAAIAGSVFAVVGLSLKYRWDSYTLAEYHPGMEYYVGLVAACALLAGLLTLAPRTRTRTGPALLAGVGLAALFGLARFVGESITLSTASADGPAGGITLAAFATASESSSGTGLNAGFTFLLLAHIAWALAGACALVALRRDSAVALRAGPVRGWAAWLAIVLGVLAGAGWIAQLAELATYDAANAGRNAAYYVLGALLAVLVPVVAVVLNPRPVGWAVLATGVAGLAGVLGPTFAVLVDYSSLTYAGQVIAVSALVLLAIDTVVLGVRNQPIGRQS from the coding sequence ATGGCCGGGCGGAGGCGGGCGCTAATCGTCGCCAACGGCGAGTACGACAACGCGGGGCTGCAGCGGCTGGGCTCCCCCGCGGCGGACGCCGACGCCCTGGCCGCGGTGCTCGGCGACCGGGCGATCAGCGACTTCGAGGTGTGCGTGGTGCGGAACGAGACCGCCCACGTCGTCCAGGCGGAGATCGAGGACCTCTGCCTCGAGGGCAGACCCGAGGACGTCCTCCTGCTGCACTTTTCGTGCCACGGCCTGAAGGACGACGCGGGCGGGCTGTACTTCGCCGCCCGCAACACGCGCCCGGACCGCCTGCGGTCGACGGCCGTGTCCGCGGAGTTCGTGCAGCAGTGCCTCCGGCAGAGCCGGTCCCGCAGCATCGTGCTGCTGCTGGACTGCTGTTACGGAGGAGCGTTCGGCCGAGGGGTGGCGGTCCGCGCCTCGGGCGAGGCGAACGTCCTCGACAGCTTCCGCGGCGGCCGCGGCCGCGCGGTCATCACGGCGTCGAACTCGATCGAGTACGCGTTCGAGGGGGCGACACTGGCCTCGGACGAGCCGGCCCGCCCATCGGTGTTCACGTCGGCGCTGGTGGAGGGCCTGCGCACGGGCGAAGCGGACCGCGACGAGGACGGCTGGATCGCGCTGGGCGAGCTGTACGAGTACTTGTTCGACCGCGTCCGCGAGCGCAACCCGAAGCAGACACCGAGCCGCGACATCGAGATGCAGGGCGAGCTGTACCTGGCAAAGAGCCGAAGGCGCCGCATCAAGCCATCCCCGACCCCACCGGACCTGGCGGCGGCGATCGGGGCGGAGAACCCGTTCACCAGGCTCGGCGCGGTGGCGGAGTTGAGGCGTCGGCTGTCGAGCGCGAACCTCCCGGTGGCGGTGGGCGCGTTCGAGGCCCTGCGAGCCATGGCATCGACGGACATCGAGCACGTGGCCGCGGCGGCATCGGACGCGCTGGCGTTCGCGGTGGTGCGGGTGGACGTGTCATCGGTGCGCCTGTCGGCTCCGGCCGGGGAATCGACATCGGCGTCCCTGCGGGTTCTGGGGCCGCCGGTGGCGCGGGAGGTGCGGTTCGAGGCTTCGCACCCGTGGATCACGGTGACGGAGGTTGCGGGAGGAGCTTCCCTTTCGGTGACGGCGGGCGAGCCGGGGATGCGGCGCGGGAACGTCGTGGTGAGCGGGCCGACCGGGGACGCCGTGGTGGCGGTGGAGATCGAGGCGCTGCCGGAGCCGGTTGTCGAGCCGGAGGTGGCTGAACCGGAGCCGGCTGCGGGGCCGGTTGGTGCGGCCGGGGCGGAGCCGGCCGGGGTGGCCGGGCCGGAGCTTGCTGTGGGGGTGGGGCGGGTTGGTGGGGCCGAGGCGGAGCTGGCCGGGGTGGCTGGGCCGGAGCTTGCTGTGGGGGTGGGGCCAGCCGGGGTGGCCGGGCCGGAGCCTGCCGCGGGGGCGGGGCCGGTTGGTGCGGCCGAGGCGGAGCCGGCCGGGGTGGCCGGGCCGGAGCCTGCTGCGGAGCGGGCGCGTGAGCCGGGCTCGGCGCGCGAGCCGGAGGTGCACCCGCCCGAGCCGGAGTCTGCGGCTGAGGCGGGGCCGGTTGGTGCGGCCAGGGCGGAGCCTGCCGGGGCGGCCGAGCCGGTGCCTGCCGCGGGGCGGGAACGTGAGCCAGGCTCAGGGCCCGAGCCGGGGGTGCGGCGGCCCGAGCCGGAGCCGGCTGCCGGGGCGCGGCCAATTGGAGGGGCCGGAGCGAAGCCGGCCGGGGTGGCCGAGCCGGTGCCCGCCGCGGAGCGGGAGCGTGAGCCGGAACTCGCTGGAGCGCAGTCGGTGTCCGCGGCGCGAACCACCCAGCCCGGCGCCGTGGATCCCGTCGGCGGGTTCGCCGGGGTGGCCGCGATCGCCGGCTCGGTGTTCGCCGTGGTCGGGCTGTCGCTCAAATACCGCTGGGACAGCTACACCCTCGCCGAATACCACCCCGGCATGGAGTACTACGTCGGGCTCGTCGCCGCGTGTGCGCTGCTCGCCGGGCTGCTGACCCTCGCGCCGCGAACACGCACGCGAACCGGCCCCGCCCTGCTGGCCGGCGTGGGGCTGGCCGCGCTGTTCGGGCTGGCACGGTTCGTCGGCGAGAGCATCACCCTGTCCACCGCTTCGGCCGACGGACCGGCCGGCGGGATCACGCTCGCCGCGTTCGCCACGGCCTCCGAATCCTCCTCGGGCACCGGGCTGAACGCCGGCTTCACCTTCCTCCTCCTCGCGCACATCGCGTGGGCGCTCGCCGGGGCCTGTGCGCTGGTGGCCCTGCGCCGGGACTCCGCCGTCGCGCTGCGTGCCGGGCCGGTGCGCGGATGGGCGGCCTGGCTGGCGATCGTGCTGGGCGTGCTGGCCGGCGCCGGGTGGATCGCCCAGCTCGCGGAGCTGGCCACCTACGACGCCGCCAACGCCGGTCGCAACGCCGCCTACTACGTCCTGGGTGCGCTGCTGGCCGTCCTCGTTCCCGTCGTCGCCGTGGTGCTGAACCCGCGTCCGGTCGGCTGGGCGGTGCTGGCCACGGGCGTCGCCGGCCTGGCCGGAGTGCTGGGGCCGACCTTCGCCGTGCTCGTGGACTACTCGTCCCTGACCTACGCCGGGCAGGTGATCGCCGTGTCGGCGCTCGTGCTGCTGGCGATCGACACCGTCGTCCTCGGCGTCCGGAATCAGCCGATCGGGCGACAGTCCTGA
- a CDS encoding S8 family peptidase, translating into MKMLLTAAAVVLAGPAAAGGVQPDPPSWGLDRIDQRTGLDHSYHYASDGSGVTIYVIDSGVDAKHPDFQGRVAPGRDFLNGGADTTDTNGHGTRLAGIAAGKDYGVAKGAQIVPVRVLDSGGGGATDQIIAGIDWVAQNAQQPAVALLGIGGVLNDQLDAAVKRLATVMPIAVPAGSETADAGGFSPGRVPEALTVAASDAQDRPDKSSNSGQDVDLYAPGTEIPSPIAGGTTAGPESGTSVAAAFAAGVAALYRAQHPEETPAQVDEALVRAATPDVLKGVPDGTANRLLYAPPGT; encoded by the coding sequence ATGAAGATGCTTCTCACGGCCGCGGCGGTCGTCCTCGCCGGACCGGCGGCGGCCGGTGGAGTGCAGCCGGATCCGCCCAGCTGGGGGCTGGACCGGATAGACCAGCGGACCGGCCTCGACCACAGCTACCACTACGCGAGCGACGGGTCGGGCGTCACGATCTACGTGATCGACAGCGGCGTCGACGCGAAGCACCCCGACTTCCAGGGCCGCGTCGCGCCGGGACGGGACTTCCTCAACGGCGGCGCCGACACCACGGACACCAACGGCCACGGCACCCGCCTCGCCGGCATCGCCGCGGGCAAGGACTACGGCGTGGCGAAGGGCGCGCAGATCGTCCCGGTGCGGGTGCTCGACTCCGGCGGCGGCGGCGCGACCGACCAGATCATCGCCGGGATCGACTGGGTGGCGCAGAACGCCCAGCAGCCGGCGGTCGCGCTCCTCGGCATCGGCGGCGTGCTGAACGACCAGCTCGACGCCGCGGTGAAGCGGCTGGCGACGGTGATGCCGATCGCGGTCCCGGCCGGCAGCGAAACGGCCGACGCAGGCGGCTTCTCCCCGGGCCGCGTGCCCGAGGCCCTGACGGTGGCGGCGTCCGACGCCCAGGACCGGCCGGACAAGTCGTCGAACTCCGGCCAGGACGTCGACCTGTACGCCCCGGGCACGGAAATCCCGTCCCCGATCGCGGGCGGCACGACGGCGGGCCCGGAATCGGGCACCTCGGTGGCGGCGGCGTTCGCGGCCGGCGTGGCCGCGCTGTACCGGGCGCAGCACCCGGAGGAAACGCCGGCCCAGGTGGACGAGGCCCTGGTCCGCGCGGCCACGCCCGACGTGCTCAAGGGGGTGCCGGATGGCACGGCCAACCGCCTGCTTTACGCACCGCCGGGCACGTGA
- a CDS encoding pyruvate carboxylase, translated as MFRKVLVANRGEIAIRAFRAGYELGAGTVAVFPHEDRNSLHRLKADEAYEIGEPGHPVRAYLSVDEIVAAAKKAKADAVYPGYGFLSENPDLARACEEAGITFVGPSAEILELTGNKARAVKAAREAGVPVLGSSEPSHDVDALVAAADELGFPVFVKAVAGGGGRGMRRVEDPALLRESIEAAAREAESAFGDPTVFLEKAVVEPRHIEVQILADGEGNVIHLFERDCSVQRRHQKVVELAPAPNLDPELRDRICADAVKFARQIGYRNAGTVEFLLDKRGNHVFIEMNPRIQVEHTVTEEVTDVDLVQSQLRIASGETLADLGLSQDKIYLRGAALQCRITTEDPANGFRPDTGMISAYRSPGGSGIRLDGGTAFSGTEISAHFDSLLVKLTCRGRDFKTAVGRARRAVAEFRIRGVATNIPFLQAVLDDPDFRAGRVTTSFIEERPQLLTARQSADRGTRLLTYLADQTVNKPHGERPKTPDATLKLPKLPKDAQPAPGSKQKLVELGPAGFAEWLRSSPHIGVTDTTFRDAHQSLLATRVRSKDLLAVAPVVANTLPELLSLECWGGATYDVALRFLAEDPWERLAALREAVPNICLQMLLRGRNTVGYTPYPTEVTTAFVQEATKTGIDIFRIFDALNDVEQMRPAIEAVRETGTAVAEVALCYTSDLSDPGEKLYTLDYYLKLAEQIVGAGAHVLAIKDMAGLLRAPAATKLVTALRKEFDLPVHIHTHDTAGGQLATYLAAINAGADAVDGAVSSMAGTTSQPSLSSIVAATDHSARTTGLDLRAIGDLEPYWESVRKIYAPFEAGLASPTGRVYDHEIPGGQLSNLRTQAIALGLGDRFEDIEAMYAAADKILGHLVKVTPSSKVVGDLALHLVGAGVSPADFEAEPNKFDIPDSVIGFLRGELGDPPGGWPEPFRTKALEGRAAAKPVVELSEEDRAALAAEPRRTLNRLLFPGPTKEFEAHREAYGDTSVLPSKDFFYGLRPGEEHQVDLEPGVRLLIELEAIGEADERGVRTVMSTLNGQLRPIQIRDRSIASDIPATEKAEKGNPKQVAAPFAGVVTLQVAEGDTVEAGATVATIEAMKMEASITASAGGKVGRLAITNVQQVEGGDLLLVLE; from the coding sequence ATGTTCCGCAAGGTTCTGGTGGCCAACCGCGGGGAGATCGCGATCCGGGCGTTCCGCGCCGGCTACGAACTCGGTGCCGGCACGGTTGCCGTGTTTCCGCACGAAGACCGCAACTCGCTGCACCGGCTGAAGGCCGACGAGGCGTACGAGATCGGCGAACCCGGTCACCCCGTGCGCGCCTACCTCTCGGTCGACGAGATCGTCGCCGCGGCCAAAAAAGCCAAGGCCGACGCCGTCTACCCCGGCTATGGCTTCCTCTCCGAGAACCCCGATCTCGCGCGCGCGTGCGAAGAGGCCGGCATCACCTTCGTCGGGCCGAGCGCCGAGATCCTCGAACTCACCGGGAACAAGGCCCGCGCCGTCAAGGCCGCGCGCGAGGCCGGCGTGCCCGTGCTCGGGTCGTCCGAACCCTCGCACGACGTCGACGCCCTGGTCGCGGCCGCCGACGAGCTCGGCTTTCCCGTCTTCGTCAAGGCCGTCGCCGGGGGTGGTGGGCGCGGTATGCGCCGGGTCGAGGACCCCGCGCTGCTGCGCGAGTCCATCGAAGCCGCCGCGCGGGAGGCCGAGTCCGCCTTCGGCGATCCCACCGTCTTCCTCGAGAAGGCCGTTGTCGAGCCGCGGCACATCGAGGTGCAGATCCTCGCCGATGGCGAAGGCAACGTCATCCACCTCTTCGAGCGCGACTGCTCCGTGCAGCGGCGCCACCAGAAGGTCGTCGAGCTCGCCCCCGCGCCGAACCTCGACCCCGAGCTGCGCGACCGCATCTGCGCCGACGCCGTCAAGTTCGCCCGGCAGATCGGCTACCGCAACGCCGGCACCGTCGAGTTCCTGCTCGACAAGCGCGGCAACCACGTCTTCATCGAGATGAACCCGCGCATCCAGGTCGAGCACACGGTCACCGAAGAGGTCACCGACGTCGACCTCGTGCAGTCCCAGCTGCGGATCGCCTCCGGCGAGACCCTCGCGGACCTCGGCCTGAGCCAGGACAAGATCTACCTGCGCGGCGCCGCCCTGCAGTGCCGCATCACCACCGAAGACCCGGCCAACGGCTTCCGCCCGGACACCGGCATGATCTCCGCCTACCGCTCGCCGGGCGGCTCCGGCATCCGGCTCGACGGCGGCACCGCCTTCTCCGGCACCGAGATCAGCGCCCACTTCGACTCGCTGCTGGTCAAGCTCACCTGCCGCGGCCGCGACTTCAAGACCGCCGTCGGCCGCGCGCGCCGCGCCGTCGCCGAGTTCCGGATCCGCGGGGTCGCCACGAACATCCCGTTCCTGCAGGCCGTCCTCGACGACCCGGACTTCCGCGCCGGGCGCGTCACGACGTCGTTCATCGAGGAGCGGCCGCAGCTGCTCACCGCGCGGCAGTCCGCCGACCGCGGCACGCGGCTGCTGACCTACCTCGCCGACCAGACGGTCAACAAGCCCCACGGCGAGCGCCCGAAGACCCCGGACGCCACACTGAAGCTGCCGAAGCTCCCGAAGGACGCCCAGCCGGCGCCGGGCTCGAAGCAGAAGCTCGTCGAACTCGGCCCGGCCGGGTTCGCCGAGTGGCTGCGGTCCTCGCCGCACATCGGCGTCACCGACACGACCTTCCGCGACGCGCACCAGTCGCTGCTCGCCACCCGCGTCCGGTCGAAGGACCTCCTCGCCGTGGCGCCGGTCGTCGCGAACACGCTGCCCGAGCTGCTGTCGCTGGAGTGCTGGGGCGGCGCGACCTACGACGTCGCGCTGCGGTTCCTCGCCGAAGACCCGTGGGAGCGGCTCGCCGCGCTGCGCGAGGCCGTGCCGAACATCTGCCTCCAGATGCTGCTGCGCGGGCGCAACACCGTCGGGTACACGCCGTACCCGACCGAGGTGACCACCGCGTTCGTCCAGGAGGCGACGAAGACCGGCATCGACATCTTCCGGATCTTCGACGCGCTCAACGACGTCGAGCAGATGCGCCCGGCCATCGAAGCCGTGCGCGAGACCGGGACGGCGGTCGCCGAGGTGGCGCTCTGCTACACCTCCGACCTGTCCGACCCGGGCGAAAAGCTCTACACGCTCGACTACTACCTCAAGCTGGCCGAGCAGATCGTCGGCGCCGGGGCGCACGTCCTGGCGATCAAGGACATGGCCGGGCTGCTGCGCGCGCCCGCGGCGACCAAGCTGGTCACCGCGCTGCGCAAGGAGTTCGACCTGCCGGTGCACATCCACACCCACGACACCGCGGGCGGCCAGCTGGCCACCTACCTCGCGGCGATCAACGCGGGCGCGGACGCCGTCGACGGCGCGGTGTCGTCGATGGCGGGCACGACGTCGCAGCCGTCGCTGTCCTCGATCGTGGCGGCCACCGACCACTCCGCCCGCACCACCGGGCTGGACCTGCGGGCGATCGGCGACCTGGAGCCGTACTGGGAGAGCGTGCGCAAGATCTACGCGCCGTTCGAGGCCGGGCTCGCGTCGCCGACCGGGCGCGTCTACGACCACGAAATCCCCGGCGGGCAGCTGTCGAACCTGCGCACGCAGGCCATCGCGCTGGGCCTGGGCGACCGGTTCGAGGACATCGAGGCGATGTACGCGGCCGCGGACAAGATCCTCGGGCACCTGGTGAAGGTGACGCCGTCGTCGAAGGTCGTCGGCGACCTCGCGCTGCACCTGGTCGGTGCCGGCGTCTCCCCGGCCGACTTCGAGGCGGAGCCGAACAAGTTCGACATCCCCGACTCGGTGATCGGCTTCCTGCGCGGCGAGCTGGGCGACCCGCCCGGCGGCTGGCCGGAGCCGTTCCGCACCAAGGCCCTCGAAGGCCGCGCGGCGGCGAAGCCGGTCGTCGAACTGTCCGAAGAGGACCGTGCGGCCCTGGCCGCCGAACCGCGCCGGACGCTCAACCGGCTCCTGTTCCCCGGGCCGACGAAGGAGTTCGAGGCGCACCGCGAGGCCTACGGCGACACGTCGGTGCTGCCCAGCAAGGACTTCTTCTACGGGCTGCGGCCGGGGGAGGAGCACCAGGTCGACCTCGAGCCGGGCGTTCGGCTGCTCATCGAGCTGGAAGCCATCGGCGAGGCCGACGAGCGCGGCGTGCGCACGGTGATGTCGACGCTCAACGGCCAGCTGCGCCCGATCCAGATCCGCGACCGCTCGATCGCCTCGGACATCCCGGCGACCGAGAAGGCGGAGAAGGGCAACCCGAAGCAGGTCGCGGCGCCGTTCGCGGGCGTGGTGACGCTGCAGGTCGCGGAGGGCGACACGGTCGAGGCCGGGGCGACGGTCGCCACGATCGAGGCGATGAAGATGGAGGCCTCGATCACGGCGTCGGCCGGCGGCAAGGTGGGCAGGCTGGCGATCACGAACGTCCAGCAGGTCGAGGGCGGTGACCTGCTGCTGGTCCTGGAGTGA
- a CDS encoding arginase family protein — translation MLINAVPQRQGAVGPRAAELPDGCVALSELAGHVLGRPVHHVRQTRAVSEVDRGIASRAMLTGPNRAAQLAALEAPGGPVLTIGGDCGVELVPIGVARFRHGPELGVAWFDAHPDLNTASSSPSGAFHGMVLRSLFGEGDPEFAADPALAPGKVALAGTRAFDPEERAAVARGLAVTSVDALAGVEKLYVHVDLDVLDPAEFAGQNYPEPDGWTIARLVSELDALARFEVVGAGITECVGTPREVEVLEPVVAAVGRLLVSDKAG, via the coding sequence ATGCTGATCAACGCCGTACCGCAACGACAGGGCGCGGTGGGGCCGCGCGCGGCGGAGCTGCCGGACGGTTGTGTGGCCCTCTCCGAGCTGGCCGGGCACGTGCTCGGCCGGCCGGTGCACCACGTCCGGCAGACGCGGGCAGTGTCCGAAGTGGACCGTGGGATCGCGTCCCGCGCGATGCTGACGGGCCCGAACCGCGCGGCCCAGCTGGCCGCCCTGGAGGCCCCGGGCGGCCCGGTCCTGACGATCGGCGGCGACTGCGGCGTCGAGCTGGTCCCGATCGGCGTCGCGCGGTTCAGGCACGGACCGGAGCTGGGGGTCGCGTGGTTCGACGCCCACCCGGACCTGAACACGGCTTCGTCGTCACCATCCGGGGCGTTCCACGGCATGGTGCTGCGCTCCCTCTTCGGCGAGGGCGACCCGGAGTTCGCGGCCGACCCGGCTTTGGCGCCAGGGAAGGTGGCGCTGGCCGGGACGAGGGCGTTCGACCCGGAGGAACGGGCGGCGGTGGCGCGGGGCCTGGCGGTGACGTCCGTGGACGCGCTGGCGGGCGTGGAGAAGCTGTACGTGCACGTGGACCTGGACGTGCTGGACCCGGCCGAGTTCGCGGGCCAGAACTACCCGGAACCGGACGGCTGGACGATCGCGCGGCTGGTGTCGGAGCTGGACGCACTGGCCCGGTTCGAGGTCGTGGGCGCGGGGATCACGGAGTGCGTGGGGACGCCGCGCGAGGTCGAGGTCCTGGAACCGGTGGTCGCCGCGGTGGGCCGGCTGCTCGTGAGTGACAAGGCTGGTTGA
- a CDS encoding GntR family transcriptional regulator, whose amino-acid sequence MKIVVDTENGIAPWRQVHDQVIRAVTAGALPEGTRLPPIRQLARDLGLASGTVARAYRELEAAGWVATARARGTVVTVPPGSLDREALLAAAAAEFAAQARDLGADLGTAVKAVRAAYGS is encoded by the coding sequence GTGAAGATCGTCGTCGACACGGAGAACGGCATAGCGCCGTGGCGGCAGGTGCACGACCAGGTGATCCGCGCGGTGACGGCGGGCGCGTTGCCGGAGGGGACGAGGCTGCCGCCGATCCGCCAGCTGGCCCGGGACCTGGGCCTGGCGTCGGGAACGGTCGCCCGCGCCTACCGCGAGCTGGAGGCGGCGGGCTGGGTGGCAACGGCCCGCGCCCGCGGCACGGTGGTGACGGTCCCGCCGGGCAGCTTGGACCGCGAGGCCCTGCTGGCGGCGGCCGCGGCCGAGTTCGCGGCGCAGGCCCGGGACCTCGGCGCGGATCTGGGGACGGCGGTGAAGGCGGTCCGCGCGGCCTACGGGTCGTGA
- a CDS encoding PucR family transcriptional regulator: MSVERGFDHAAPPPAAALPRKLADILRPELASLAAEIVEEIRATIPAYARPLDGPYGKSIRAGVEYAITLFVAQIADPTVSKEQSHEVHHRLGQNEMREGRSLDTLQSAYRVGARVSWRRIMRVGRRSGLSSAVMSQLADAMLAFMDELASVALDGYLEAKARTAGALDTWRRKLLHLILETPPASPKAIAELAQLIGWPVPSDATPVAVCPAGGVAPARRHAGLDADVLAELDTPDPKLVVPGELSSARLAALQVALPDCRLAIGPCVPLASVADSLRWARNALQLAERGVLAARPVLRAEEHLATLLVNSDTGLVGTLRHRLFAPLADMTGKQQERLLETLRAWLDSQGNVVEIAERLGVHPQTVRYRMRQLQATFGDSLKDPAARFEMELALRAGATPLPLRYPVSELLPSQRSGGSHPQWTPR; the protein is encoded by the coding sequence ATGTCGGTGGAGCGCGGATTCGATCACGCTGCGCCGCCACCCGCCGCCGCACTGCCGCGCAAGCTGGCCGACATCCTGCGGCCGGAACTGGCGAGCCTCGCTGCTGAAATCGTCGAAGAAATCCGCGCGACCATCCCGGCCTACGCGCGTCCGCTCGACGGGCCGTACGGCAAGTCGATCCGGGCCGGCGTCGAATACGCGATCACGCTGTTCGTCGCGCAGATCGCCGACCCGACGGTCTCGAAAGAACAGTCCCACGAGGTGCACCACCGCCTGGGGCAGAACGAAATGCGCGAGGGCCGCAGCCTCGACACGCTGCAGTCGGCCTACCGCGTGGGCGCGCGGGTGTCGTGGCGGCGCATCATGCGCGTCGGACGGCGCAGCGGCCTTTCCTCGGCGGTGATGTCCCAGCTGGCCGACGCGATGCTGGCGTTCATGGACGAGCTCGCGTCCGTCGCGCTCGACGGCTACCTGGAGGCGAAGGCGCGCACGGCGGGCGCGCTGGACACCTGGCGCCGCAAGCTGCTCCACCTGATCCTCGAGACGCCGCCGGCGTCCCCGAAAGCGATTGCCGAGCTGGCCCAGCTGATCGGCTGGCCGGTGCCGTCCGACGCGACGCCGGTGGCGGTCTGCCCGGCCGGCGGCGTCGCCCCGGCCCGGCGGCACGCGGGGCTGGACGCGGACGTCCTCGCCGAACTCGACACACCGGACCCGAAACTGGTCGTCCCCGGCGAGCTGAGCAGCGCCCGCCTGGCGGCCCTGCAGGTGGCACTGCCGGACTGCCGCCTGGCGATCGGCCCGTGCGTCCCGCTGGCCTCGGTCGCGGATTCCCTGCGCTGGGCCCGCAACGCCCTCCAGCTGGCCGAGCGCGGCGTCCTGGCGGCGCGCCCGGTGCTGCGCGCGGAGGAGCACCTGGCGACGCTGCTGGTCAACTCCGACACGGGTTTGGTGGGCACGCTGCGGCACCGGCTGTTCGCGCCGCTGGCGGACATGACGGGCAAGCAGCAGGAGCGGCTCCTGGAGACGCTGCGGGCGTGGCTGGACAGCCAGGGCAACGTGGTGGAGATCGCGGAGCGCCTTGGCGTGCACCCGCAGACGGTCCGCTACCGCATGCGCCAGCTGCAGGCGACGTTCGGCGACAGCCTGAAGGACCCGGCGGCGCGGTTCGAGATGGAGCTGGCGCTGCGAGCCGGCGCGACGCCGTTGCCGTTGCGGTACCCGGTGAGCGAGCTGCTGCCGTCGCAGCGGTCGGGTGGTTCGCATCCACAGTGGACGCCGCGGTAG
- a CDS encoding AbfB domain-containing protein has product MTGRTRLRLAAGAAALALLGTVAPVLPPRAEAAATADTPRSATQDDKVRAAQEIGVVASPDLLILTDRNFVFALWQRATGTEVRASAELAYAGTQPEWTQWIKTGVRDANARDQARIQRDAEAARVAREAKQRAALVNEIVASPVLLIQSDQEFAFAMWEHASGPKLKAAALAAYQGDAAAQKDFILTGIFTARAADQQDLIDADATKEAAQKAADAARNARIRAAALVVFVPTEGQLVEPDVNFVLDLWQAAKAGTEVQAAAERALRTFDPAQLRAYIETGIHSAALQDWLIWIRKKGEADRRLLFELRTRAEQSRVHPALVAGANAAMAGTDNDVARFLRLGQYEDTALVQSLRSQSPGAPGWYLRGLTDAVVGAGAGTDTAWRIVPGKADASCHSFESVAHPEYYLRQQGLRAVLAPSDGTDGFHADVTWCSKAGLSGTGVTLESYSARGRFLRQHSTGVWAADTGGSHPYDTPNGYAADASWQADVP; this is encoded by the coding sequence ATGACAGGCAGAACCCGGCTGAGGCTGGCGGCGGGCGCCGCGGCCCTCGCGCTGCTCGGGACCGTGGCCCCGGTCCTCCCGCCGCGGGCGGAAGCCGCGGCCACGGCGGACACGCCGCGCAGCGCCACCCAGGACGACAAAGTCCGGGCCGCGCAGGAGATCGGCGTGGTCGCGAGCCCCGACCTGCTGATCCTGACCGACCGGAACTTCGTGTTCGCGTTGTGGCAGCGGGCGACCGGCACGGAGGTGCGGGCGTCGGCCGAACTCGCCTACGCCGGCACCCAGCCGGAATGGACGCAGTGGATCAAGACCGGGGTCCGCGACGCCAACGCCCGCGACCAGGCCCGCATCCAGCGGGACGCCGAAGCCGCGCGGGTGGCCCGGGAGGCCAAGCAGCGGGCGGCGCTGGTCAACGAAATCGTCGCGTCGCCGGTGCTGCTCATCCAGAGCGACCAGGAGTTCGCCTTCGCCATGTGGGAGCACGCTTCCGGGCCGAAGCTGAAGGCCGCGGCGCTGGCGGCCTACCAGGGCGACGCCGCCGCGCAGAAGGACTTCATCCTCACCGGCATCTTCACCGCCCGTGCAGCCGACCAGCAGGACCTGATCGACGCCGACGCCACCAAGGAGGCCGCGCAGAAGGCGGCTGACGCGGCGCGGAACGCCCGGATCCGCGCCGCCGCGCTGGTCGTCTTCGTGCCCACCGAAGGCCAGCTCGTCGAACCGGACGTGAACTTCGTGCTGGACCTCTGGCAGGCGGCCAAGGCGGGCACCGAGGTGCAGGCCGCGGCCGAACGGGCGCTGCGGACGTTCGACCCCGCGCAGCTGCGGGCCTACATCGAGACCGGCATCCACAGCGCGGCCCTGCAGGACTGGCTCATCTGGATCCGGAAGAAGGGCGAAGCGGACCGGCGGCTGCTGTTCGAACTGCGGACGCGCGCCGAGCAGAGCCGGGTGCATCCCGCGCTGGTCGCCGGGGCGAACGCCGCCATGGCCGGCACCGACAACGACGTCGCGCGGTTCCTGCGCCTGGGCCAGTACGAGGACACTGCCCTCGTCCAGTCCCTCCGCTCGCAGAGCCCCGGCGCGCCGGGCTGGTACCTGCGGGGCCTGACCGACGCCGTCGTCGGTGCGGGCGCCGGAACCGACACGGCTTGGCGGATCGTGCCCGGCAAGGCCGACGCGAGCTGCCACTCCTTCGAATCGGTGGCCCATCCCGAGTACTACCTGCGGCAGCAGGGCCTGCGCGCCGTGCTCGCCCCGTCCGACGGGACCGACGGGTTCCACGCGGACGTCACCTGGTGTTCGAAGGCGGGGTTGTCCGGCACCGGCGTCACGCTGGAGTCCTACAGCGCCCGGGGAAGGTTCCTGCGCCAGCACAGCACCGGAGTCTGGGCGGCGGACACCGGCGGCAGCCACCCCTACGACACCCCGAACGGCTACGCCGCGGACGCTTCCTGGCAGGCCGACGTCCCGTGA